The following are encoded in a window of Primulina eburnea isolate SZY01 chromosome 4, ASM2296580v1, whole genome shotgun sequence genomic DNA:
- the LOC140830274 gene encoding secreted RxLR effector protein 161-like, translating into MLNDTKKFLCRHFEMKDFGNTSFVLGIQIHRDRSRGILGLSQKSYIDKVLKNFGMQGCKPGNTLDARGDKFSLKQCPKGSLEIQEMKKIPYASAIGSLMYAQVCTRPDIAYIVRVLGRYLSNPGMDHWKAAKRVMRYLKRTCDYMLTYKRSNNLEIMGYSDSDFAVCQDSMRSTSGYVFLLAGGAISWRSAKQELTASSNLAAEFIAYYEASNHAIWLKNFVTRLRILQKVERR; encoded by the coding sequence ATGTTGAATGATACCAAGAAATTTCTCTGTAGACATTTTGAAATGAAAGATTTTGGTAACACCTCATTTGTACTAGGAATCCAAATACACCGAGATCGTTCTCGAGGTATTCTTGGATTATCGCAAAAGAGCTATATCGATAAAGTgcttaaaaattttggcatgcaAGGATGTAAACCAGGTAACACCCTTGACGCTAGAGGAGACAAGTTTAGTCTTAAACAGTGCCCTAAAGGAAGCCTCGAGATTCAAGAAATGAAAAAGATTCCCTATGCTTCGGCTATAGGAAGtcttatgtatgctcaagtttGTACGCGTCCAGATATTGCGTACATTGTTAGAGTGTTAGGCAGATATTTAAGTAACCCAGGAATGGATCATTGGAAAGCAGCCAAACGTGTAATGAGATATCTAAAGAGAACTTGTGATTACATGCTCACATATAAGAGGTCGAATAATCTTGAGATCATGGGATATTCGGACTCCGATTTTGCGGTATGCCAAGATAGCATGAGATCCACTTCAGGCTATGTATTTCTATTGGCTGGCGGAGCTATCTCTTGGAGAAGTGCCAAACAAGAACTAACAGCTTCTTCCAACTTGGCGGCTGAATTTATAGCATATTACGAGGCATCTAATCATGCAATATGGCTGAAGAATTTTGTCACTCGGCTGCGTATTCTACAAAAGGTGGAAAGACGTTGA